From a single Ailuropoda melanoleuca isolate Jingjing chromosome 12, ASM200744v2, whole genome shotgun sequence genomic region:
- the ANKRD11 gene encoding ankyrin repeat domain-containing protein 11 isoform X3: MPKGGCSRTPQHEDFSLSNDMVEKQTGKKDKDKVSLTKTPKLDRSDGGKEVRERATKRKLPFTVGANGEQKDSDTEKQGPERKRIKKEPVTRKAGLLFGMGLSGIRAGYPLSERQQVALLMQMTAEESANSPDTTPKHPSQSTVCQKGTPNSASKTKDKVNKRNERGETRLHRAAIRGDARRIKELIGEGADVNVKDFAGWTALHEACNRGYYDVAKQLLAAGAEVNTKGLDDDTPLHDAANNGHYKVVKLLLRYGGNPQQSNRKGETPLKVANSPTMVNLLLGKGTYTSSEESSTAESSEEEDAPSFAPSSSVDGNNTDSEFEKGLKHKAKNPEPQKTVTPVKDEYEFDEDDEQDRVPPVDDKHLLKKDYRKETKSNSFISIPKMEVKSYTKNNTIAPKKAAHRILSDTSDEEDVGVTVGTGEKLRLSAHTILPSNKTREPSNAKQQKEKSKVKKKRKKETKGKEVRFGKRNDKFCSSESDSASSESGEDDGDSVGSSGCLKGSPLVLKDPSLFSSLSASSASSHGSSAAQKHNPGHADPHTKHWRTDNWKTISSPAWSEVSSLSDSTRTRLTSESDCSSEGSSVESLKPVRKKQEHRKRGSLQSALSEKKNSFHASVDGAIPKLDKEGKVVKKHKTKHKHKNKEKGLCSVSQELKLKSFTYEYEDSKQRSEKAILLDNDVSSENKLKALKHDRDHFKKEERLGKMKSEEKEWLFKEEVVKVSKDEKSLKRIKDMSRSFREEKDRLTKAEKEKLVKEKSPKEEKLRLYKEERKKKSKDRPSKLEKKNDFKEDRLSKEKEKTFKEEKEKLKKEKVYKEDSSAFDEYCNKSQFLENEDTKFSLSDDQQDRWFSDLSDSSFDFKGDDSWDSPVTDYRDVKSDPVARLILETVKEDGKDKKRETKGREKRDYGDKRSERDAFFRKKDRDCLDKSCERRKEQMEKHKGVPSCLPEKDKKRRESAEGGRDRKDPLEGAKERKDGRAKPEEAYREELKELGGEASFKDRPDCDFGKGLEPWERLHAAREKEKKEKAKLEKYKDKSSDKDKSEKSILEKCQKDKEFDKCFKEKKDTKEKHKDTHSKDKERKASLDQVKEKREKTFPGLLSEDFPEKKDEKKGKEKSWYIADIFTDESEDEKDEYAASGLRLGEAGDTPRADGPLDTDRHRKHSTDRQHSEKQKDRELREKKKEKGATEGGKDKKEKVLEKHKDKKDKDSAEKYKDRKDRTSVDSTQEKKNKQKPPEKVERKPPAEDKAKSRHRERPDREHCRDRKASRSAEAEKSLLEKLEEEALHAYREDSNDKASEVSSDSFTDRGQEPGLSALLEVSFTEPPEEKVKEKERHRHSSSSSKKSHDRERIKKDKSEKREKSDDYKDSGGRKDPSQYDKDFSDADTYGIPYGTKADAEDGLDKAIELFSTEKKDKNDSEREPPKKVEKELKPYGSSAASALKERRRREKHREKWRDDRDKHRDRHGDGLLRHHKDEQKPVARDKDNPPNPVRDKSREESLKLSETKLKEKLKENPEKEKGDPAKVSNGNEKLPVSRDPAKRDARPREKLLGDGDLMMTSFERMLSQKDLEVEERHKRHKERMKQMEKMRHRSGDPKLKERMKPAEDARKKSLDVPPKKPPAPDPALKDKKLKESAPAPPATENKPHPGAAVDTRDWLAGPHMKEVLPASPRPDQGRPTGVPTPASVVSCPSYEEAMHTPRTPSCSADDYSDLMFDCADPQPASSTSASACSPSFFDRFSVAASGIPETASQTPARPLCTSLYRSVSVDIRRTPEEEFSPGDKLFRQQSVPTASSYDSPGQPLEDKAPGPPGPAEKFACLSPGYYSPDYGIPSPKADTLHCPPAAVVNVTPSPEGAFSGLQAKSPPPHRDELLAPSMEGALPPDLGIPLDATEDQQATAAIIPPEPSYLEPLDEGPFSTVITEEPVEWAHPAASEQGLSCSLIGGTPENPVSWPVGPDLLLKSPQRLPESPQHFCPSEALHPAAPGPFGATEPPYPGSPDSYPLSATESGLEGAKGDAVEAVPASVSAPEEPAAFAPASRLEPFFTNCKPLPEAPPDMAPEPACLTTVTQVEALGPMESNFLENGHDLSALGQVEPVPWPDGFPNSEDDLDLGPFSLPELPPLQAKDVSDDVETEPVEETALVPPEESPAGPPVVPNGGDVPASAAEEQPALPPDQGAPRLPAEPEPEPPAEPKPDALLEAAVEAGAVSEGRVPEDSDSSLGPAPAPPEQHPPGSGEEEAEGQDPPAASHSGPDAPVDGPAPAHAVDGAGPLDDACLEGPLGSLQPEATEPEPKPAAEAPKAPKVEEIPQRMTRNRAQMLANQSKQSSPPSEKEPAPAPAPRAKGRCCEEEDPQAQHPRKRRFQRSSQQLQQQMNTSTQQTREVIQQTLAAIVDAIKLDDIEPYHSDRSNPYFEYLQIRKKIEEKRKILCYITPQAPQCYAEYVTYTGSYLLDGKPLSKLHIPVIAPPPSLAEPLKELFKQQETVRGKLRLQHSIEREKLIVSCEQEILRVHCRAARTIANQAVPFSACTMLLDSEVYNMPLESQGDENKSVRDRFNARQFISWLQDVDDKYDRMKTCLLMRQQHEAAALNAVQRMEWQLKVQELDPAGHKSLCVNEVPSFYVPMVDVNDDFVLLPA; the protein is encoded by the exons GTGGTGAAGCTGTTGCTACGGTATGGGGGGAACCCTCAGCAAAGCAACAGGAAAGGCGAGACGCCACTAAAGGTGGCCAACTCCCCGACCATGGTGAATCTCCTGTTGGGCAAGGGGACCTACACGTCCAGCGAGGAGAGCTCAACCG cagaGAGCTCAGAGGAGGAAGACGCCCCGTCGTTCGCACCTTCTAGCTCAGTTGACGGCAATAACACAGACTCTGAATTTGAGAAGGGCCTGAAGCACAAGGCTAAGAACCCGGAGCCCCAGAAAACCGTGACCCCCGTCAAGGATGAGTACGAGTTTGACGAGGATGACGAGCAGGACAGAGTCCCTCCAGTGGATGATAAACACTTACTGAAAAAGGATTACAGAAAAGAAACTAAgtcaaatagttttatttctattcccaaaatggaagtgaaaagttACACTAAAAATAACACAATTGCACCAAAGAAAGCGGCTCATCGCATCTTGTCAGACACGTCGGACGAGGAGGACGTTGGTGTCACTGTGGGGACAGGAGAGAAGCTGAGACTCTCGGCGCACACGATATTGCCCAGTAACAAAACACGGGAACCTTCTAATGCcaagcagcagaaggaaaaaagtaaagtgaaaaagaagcgaaagaaagaaacaaaaggcaaagagGTGCGATTTGGGAAGCGGAATGACAAGTTCTGTTCGTCTGAGTCAGATAGCGCGTCCTCGGAGAGCGGCGAGGACGACGGGGACTCGGTGGGGAGCTCTGGCTGCCTCAAGGGGTCCCCGCTGGTGCTGAAGGACCCCTCCCTGTTCAGCTCTCTGTCCGCCTCGTCCGCCTCGTCCCACGGGAGCTCTGCTGCCCAGAAGCACAACCCTGGCCACGCAGATCCTCACACCAAGCACTGGCGGACAGACAATTGGAAAACCATTTCTTCTCCTGCCTGGTCAGAGGTCAGCTCTCTATCAGACTCCACAAGGACGAGACTGACGAGCGAGTCTGATTGCTCCTCTGAGGGCTCCAGTGTGGAGTCGCTGAAGCccgtgaggaagaagcaggaacaCAGGAAGAGGGGCAGCCTGCAGAGCGCCCTGTCTGAGAAGAAGAACTCTTTCCATGCCAGTGTGGATGGCGCCATCCCCAAGCTGGACAAGGAGGGGAAGGTCGTCAAGAAACACAAAAcgaaacacaaacacaaaaacaaggagaaaggGTTGTGCTCGGTCAGTCAGGAACTCAAGTTGAAAAGCTTCACCTACGAGTATGAGGACTCCAAGCAGAGGTCCGAGAAGGCCATACTTCTGGACAACGATGTGTCCAGCGAGAACAAGTTGAAAGCCTTGAAGCATGACAGGGACCACttcaagaaggaagagagacTCGGCAAGATGAAGTCGGAGGAGAAGGAATGGCTCTTCAAAGAGGAGGTGGTCAAGGTCTCCAAGGATGAGAAATCCCTGAAGAGAATCAAAGACATGAGCAGGTCCTTCCGAGAAGAAAAGGACCGTTTGACTAAAGCTGAAAAGGAGAAACTAGTGAAGGAGAAATCTCCTAAAGAGGAAAAGCTGAGACTGtacaaagaggaaaggaagaaaaagtccaAAGACAGGCCCTCAAagttagagaaaaagaatgacTTTAAAGAGGACAGActttcaaaggagaaagagaagactttcaaagaagagaaagaaaaactcaagaaagaaaaggtttaTAAGGAAGACTCTTCTGCTTTTGATGAATACTGTAACAAAAGTCAGTTTCTGGAGAATGAAGATACCAAGTTCAGCCTCTCTGATGACCAGCAGGACAGGTGGTTTTCTGACCTGTCCGACTCATCCTTTGATTTCAAAGGGGACGACAGCTGGGATTCTCCGGTGACGGACTACAGGGACGTGAAGAGCGACCCTGTGGCCAGACTGATCCTGGAGACGGTGAAAGAGGACGGCAAGGACAAGAAGCGGGAAACCAAGGGCCGCGAAAAGCGAGACTATGGGGACAAGCGGAGTGAGAGAGATGCTTTCTTCAGGAAGAAGGACAGGGACTGTCTGGACAAGAGCTGcgagaggaggaaggagcagatggagaagcaCAAAGGTGTCCCCAGCTGCCTCCCCGAGAAGGACAAAAAGAGGAGGGAGTCCGCCGAGGGTGGACGGGACAGGAAGGACCCCCTTGAGGGCGCCAAGGAGCGGAAGGACGGCAGGGCCAAGCCTGAGGAGGCGTACCGGGAGGAGCTGAAGGAACTGGGCGGCGAGGCTAGCTTCAAGGACAGGCCCGACTGCGACTTCGGGAagggcctggagccctgggaaAGGCTCCACGCtgccagagagaaggagaagaaggagaaagcgaaattagagaaatacaaagacaAGTCCAGTGACAAAGATAAAAGCGAAAAATCTATCCTTGAGAAATGTCAGAAGGACAAGgaatttgataaatgttttaaagagaaaaaagataccaAGGAGAAGCATAAAGACACACACAGCAAAGACAAGGAGAGGAAGGCGTCTCTCGACCAAGttaaagaaaagagggagaagactTTCCCTGGGCTTCTTTCCGAGGACTTCCCTGAGAAGAAAGAcgagaagaagggaaaggagaagagctGGTACATTGCAGACATCTTTACCGACGAGAGCGAGGACGAGAAAGATGAGTACGCGGCCAGCGGGCTCAGACTCGGGGAGGCCGGGGACACGCCACGGGCGGACGGCCCTCTGGACACCGACCGGCACCGGAAGCACTCCACCGACCGGCAGCACTCGGAGAAGCAGAAAGACCGGGAGCTCCgcgaaaagaaaaaggagaagggagccacagaagggggcaaagacaagaaagagaaagtccTTGAGAAGCACAAAGACAAGAAGGATAAAGACTCTGCAGAAAAGTACAAGGACAGGAAAGACCGGACGTCTGTCGACTccactcaggaaaagaaaaacaaacagaagcccCCAGAGAAGGTGGAGAGGAAGCCCCCTGCCGAGGACAAGGCCAAGAGCAGGCACCGGGAGAGGCCGGACAGGGAGCACTGCCGAGACAGGAAGGCGTCGAGGAGCGCAGAGGCTGAGAAGAGCCTGCTGgagaagctggaggaagaggcCCTGCACGCGTACAGAGAGGACTCCAACGACAAGGCCAGTGAGGTGTCCTCGGACAGCTTCACGGACCGTGGGCAGGAGCCAGGCCTCAGCGCCCTCCTGGAGGTGTCCTTCACGGAGCCCCCGGAGGAGAAGGtcaaggagaaagagaggcacaGACACTCTTCATCCTCGTCCAAGAAAAGTCACGACCGAGAGAGGATCAAGAAAGACAAGTccgagaaaagagaaaagagcgATGACTACAAGGACTCTGGCGGCAGGAAGGACCCCAGCCAGTACGACAAGGACTTCTCAGATGCTGACACTTACGGGATCCCTTACGGCACAAAAGCCGACGCAGAGGACGGCTTAGATAAAGCCATTGAGCTCTTCTCCACTGAGAAGAAAGATAAGAACGATTCTGAAAGAGAGCCCCCCAAGAAAGTAGAGAAGGAGCTGAAGCCCTACGGGTCCAGTGCCGCCAGCGCCctcaaggagaggaggagaagggagaagcaccGGGAGAAGTGGAGGGACGACAGGGACAAGCACAGGGACAGGCATGGGGACGGGCTCCTGCGGCACCACAAGGACGAGCAGAAGCCTGTGGCCAGGGACAAGGACAACCCTCCAAACCCTGTCAGAGACAAGTCCAGGGAGGAGAGTCTGAAACTCAGCGAGACCAAACTGAAGGAGAAGTTGAAGGAAAACCCCGAGAAAGAGAAGGGTGACCCGGCAAAGGTCAGCAATGGAAACGAGAAGCTGCCAGTGTCCAGAGACCCGGCCAAGAGAGACGCCCGGCCCAGAGAGAAGCTGCTGGGTGACGGTGACCTGATGATGACCAGCTTCGAGCGCATGCTCTCCCAGAAGGACCTGGAGGTCGAGGAGCGCCACAAGCGGCACaaggagaggatgaagcagaTGGAGAAGATGAGGCACAGGTCCGGAGACCCGAAGCTCAAGGAGAGGATGAAGCCCGCCGAGGATGCACGCAAGAAGAGTCTGGATGTCCCTCCAAAGAAGCCACCGGCGCCGGACCCTGCCCTGAAGGACAAGAAGCTCAAGGAGTCTGCCCCTGCCCCGCCAGCCACCGAGAACAAGCCCCACCCGGGAGCAGCTGTGGACACCAGGGACTGGTTGGCGGGACCGCACATGAAAGAggtcctgcctgcttctcccaggcCTGACCAGGGCCGGCCCACCGGGGTCCCCACACCCGCATCTGTGGTGTCGTGCCCCAGCTATGAGGAGGCCATGCACACGCCCAGGACGCCGTCCTGCAGTGCCGACGACTACTCCGACCTCATGTTCGACTGCGCAGATCCCCAGCCCGCGTCCAGCACGTCCGCCAGCgcctgctccccctccttcttcGACAGGTTCTCTGTGGCAGCGAGTGGGATTCCGGAGACCGCGAGCCAGACGCCTGCAAGGCCGTTGTGCACAAGCCTTTACCGTTCGGTCTCCGTCGACATCAGGAGGACCCCCGAGGAAGAATTCAGCCCTGGGGACAAGCTGTTCAGGCAGCAGAGTGTCCCCACTGCGTCCAGTTACGACTCACCAGGGCAGCCCCTGGAGGACAAGGCCCCTGGGCCCCCAGGCCCTGCCGAGAAGTTCGCCTGCTTGTCTCCGGGGTATTACTCCCCGGACTATggcatcccctcccccaaagcgGACACTCTGCACTGCCCGCCTGCGGCCGTGGTCAACgtcaccccctccccagagggTGCCTTCTCTGGTTTACAAGCAAAGTCCCCCCCTCCACACAGAGATGAGCTGTTGGCCCCATCCATGGAGGGCGCCCTGCCTCCTGACTTGGGCATCCCCTTGGATGCCACAGAGGACCAGCAGGCCACTGCCGCCATTATCCCCCCGGAGCCCAGCTATCTGGAGCCGCTGGACGAGGGGCCCTTCAGCACGGTCATCACGGAGGAGCCCGTCGAGTGGGCGCACCCGGCGGCCTCGGAGCAGGGCCTCTCCTGCAGCCTGATTGGGGGCACCCCTGAGAACCCTGTCAGCTGGCCTGTGGGGCCGGACCTCCTGCTTAAGTCCCCACAACGACTCCCAGAGTCCCCGCAGCATTTCTGCCCCAGTGAGGCCCTCCACCCGGCTGCCCCTGGGCCCTTTGGCGCCACGGAGCCCCcttacccaggctcccctgactCGTACCCTCTGTCGGCCACCGAGTCTGGACTTGAGGGCGCCAAAGGTGACGCGGTGGAGGCGGTCCCGGCCTCAGTCTCTGCCCCAGAGGAACCAGCTGCCTttgcccctgcctccaggctggaGCCCTTCTTCACCAACTGCAAACCGCTTCCGGAAGCTCCCCCCGACATGGCCCCGGAGCCTGCGTGTTTGACCACCGTGACTCAGGTGGAAGCTCTGGGGCCCATGGAAAGTAACTTCCTGGAGAACGGGCATGACCTTTCGGCCCTCGGCCAGGTGGAGCCGGTGCCCTGGCCTGACGGCTTCCCCAACTCTGAGGACGACCTAGATCTCGGGCCCTTCTCGCTGCCAGAGCTCCCCCCTCTTCAAGCTAAAGACGTTTCTGATGATGTCGAAACGGAGCCTGTAGAAGAGACTGCCCTCGTGCCTCCAGAAGAGAGCCCTGCGGGGCCCCCTGTGGTCCCGAATGGCGGGGATGTCCCTGCGTCAGCTGCCGAGGAGCAGCCTGCGCTGCCCCCCGACCAGGGGGCTCcccggctccccgctgagcctgaGCCCGAGCCCCCCGCCGAGCCCAAGCCAGATGCCTTGTTGGAAGCTGCGGTAGAGGCGGGGGCCGTGTCGGAGGGCAGGGTCCCCGAGGACTCCGACTCCAGCCTGGGGCCCGCACCGGCACCCCCCGAGCAGCATCCAccagggagtggagaggaggaggCCGAGGGCCAAGATCCCCCGGCCGCCTCCCACAGCGGGCCCGACGCCCCCGTGGACGGCCCGGCACCGGCGCACGCGGTGGATGGGGCTGGCCCTCTCGACGATGCCTGCCTCGAGGGACCGCTGGGCAGCCTCCAGCCCGAAGCCACGGAACCGGAGCCCAAACCCGCGGCCGAAGCCCCGAAGGCCCCCAAAGTGGAGGAGATCCCCCAGCGCATGACCAGGAATCGGGCCCAGATGCTGGCCAACCAGAGCAAGCAGAGCTCGCCCCCCTCGGAGAAGgagcccgcccccgccccagcccccagagcaAAGGGCCGCTGCTGTGAGGAGGAGGACCCCCAGGCCCAGCACCCACGCAAGCGCCGCTTCCAGCGCTCCAgccagcagctgcagcagcagaTGAACACGTCCACGCAGCAGACGCGGGAGGTGATCCAGCAGACGCTGGCCGCCATCGTGGATGCCATCAAGCTGGACGACATCGAGCCCTACCACAGCGACAGGTCCAACCCGTACTTCGAATACTTGCAGATCAGGAAGAAGATCGAGGAGAAGCGCAAGATTCTTTGCTACATCACGCCGCAGGCGCCCCAGTGCTACGCCGAGTACGTCACCTACACGGGTTCCTACCTCCTGGACGGCAAGCCGCTCAGCAAGCTGCACATCCCCGTG ATCgcgccccctccctctctggcggAGCCGCTGAAGGAGCTGTTCAAGCAGCAGGAGACGGTGCGGGGGAAGCTGCGACTACAGCACAGCATCGAGCGG GAAAAGCTCATTGTCTCCTGCGAGCAGGAGATCCTGCGGGTTCACTGCCGGGCGGCGAGGACCATCGCGAACCAGGCGGTGCCGTTCAGCGCCTGCACCATGCTGCTGGACTCGGAGGTCTACAACATGCCTCTGGAAAGTCAG GGGGATGAGAACAAGTCCGTGCGCGACCGGTTCAATGCCCGCCAGTTCATTTCCTGGCTCCAGGACGTGGACGACAAGTACGACCGCATGAAG ACGTGTCTTCTGATGCGGCAGCAGCACGAGGCAGCGGCGCTCAACGCCGTGCAGAGGATGGAGTGGCAGCTGAAGGTCCAGGAGCTGGACCCCGCCGGGCACAAGTCCCTGTGTGTCAACGAGGTGCCCTCCTTCTACGTGCCCATGGTCGACGTCAACGACGACTTCGTGCTTCTGCCAGCCTGA